Genomic DNA from Streptomyces sp. PCS3-D2:
TGGGTGGAGCAGGCACCGGCCACCCCGGCCTCACCGGGCCCAGCGGACCCTGGAGTTCCACGCCCTCCCGGTCCGCACCCGTCGCCCCGGCCCCGCACCCGCAGCCGGTACCGCGTCCACCTCCGAGGCGCCGCGACGCAGGTGGGGCGGCGGGGCGCGACGCGGTCCCGGACAGGCCCACCACCGTGCGCCGGGTGCACAACTTGGCCGGACCGGACGTGATGGCGGGCCCGGAACCGGCCCGGCACCGCGCCCGCTCCGGTCGGCGCGGTCCGGAAAACGGGTGCGGATGCCTGGGGCGGCCGCCGGACCGGGTCCGGCCCCCTCGCCGAACGTGCCCGAACCGGTGAGGGACCGCTCCCGCTCCGCCTCCGCGCGGGTGAGCGCCGTCTCGGCGGACGCAGCCGCGGCCACACGTTCGGCGAGCGCGGACTCGATCCCGCTCCCTCAACCACACTTGAGGTTAAGCGATATGATCATATGGCTGCATGACCATGAAGACCCTCTACCTGCTCTGCTCCGCCGCCCCACCCGTGTTCGACGTCGCCCATGTCATCGAAGACGCCCAGGCCCGCGGCTGGAACGTCTGCCTCGGGCTGAGCCCCACCGCCGCGCACTGGCTCGCGGAGAGCCTCGACGGGCTCGCCGCCCTCACCGGCCACCCCGTCCTGTGGCAGTACCCGCTTCCCGGCGAACCGGAGCAGTGGCCGGCGGCCGACGCACTGCTCTACGCCCCCGCCACCTTCAACACCGTCAACGCCTGGGCGCTCGGCCTCACCGACACACTCACCGTCGGCCTCGCCACCGAGGCCCTCGGCAACGGCACCCCCGTCACCGCCGTCTCCTGCACCAACAGCGCCCTCGCCGCGCACCCCCGGTACGAGACGTCCCTCGCCACCCTGCGCGGCGCCGGGGTCCAGCTCCTTCTTCACGACAACACCCCCATGCAGGCTCCGGCCCATTTCCCCTGGGCCACGGCCCTGAACGGCCTTGGCCACACCGCTCCCCAGCACTGACGGCGCACACCACCACTCGGGGGGAAGAAACGTTCGATCCGCCGCTTGCGGGGCGTCGGCTCCTGCCCCATAGTCCGAGGTATGGACGCGCGCGAGGCCGCGCTCCGGCGGGCGCACGAGCATGCCGTGCGATGGCTCGCGAGCCTGTCCGAACGCCGGGTTCCCGCACGCGCCTCGGTCGAGGAGATCGTGCGCGCGCTCGGCACCGAACTGCCCGACGCCCCCGGCACTCCGGCGGACGTCGTCGACCTTATGGCCGCGGCCTGCGAGCCGGGACTGACGGCGTTCCCCAGCGGCCGCTTCTTCGGTTTCGTGGTCGGTGGCGCGGAACCTGCCGCGCTGGCCGCGGACTGGCTGGTCAGCGCCTGGGACCAGAACTCCGTGATGCGGGCCGCCTCGCCCGCGTACGCGGCGGTGGAAGAGGTGGCCGGCGCGTGGCTGCTCGATCTGCTCGGTCTGCCCGACGAGAGCGCCGTCGGATTCACCACCGGTGCCACCATGGCGAACTTCACCTGCCTCGCCGCCGCGCGCGACGAACTGCTGCGCCGCACCGGCTGGAACGTCGCCCGTGACGGACTGCCAGGCGCTCCGCCCGTACGCGCCGTCGCCGGCCGGGACCGCCACATGGCCGTCGACCTGGCACTGCGCTATCTGGGTCTCGGCGCTCCCGTCCTGGTGAAGGCGGACGCCCAGGGGCGCATGGAGGCGGAGGCCTTGCGGGACGCCCTGGCGGACGGCTCCGAGGGCCCGACCATCGTGGTCCTGCAGGCCGGAGACATCCACTCCGGTGCTTTCGACCCGTTCACCGAGGCCGTCCGCGCCGCTCGCGCAGCGGACGCGTGGGTACACGTCGACGGCGCCTTCGGCCTGTGGGCGGCCGCCTCACCCCGCCACGCACATCTGACCGCGGGCTGCGCACGCGCCGACTCCTGGGCGACCGACGCGCACAAGACCCTGAACGTCCCCTACGACTGCGGCCTCGCCGTCGTACGTGACGCCTCCGCGCTCCGGGCCGCGATGGGACAGCGCGGCGACTACCTCATCCAGCACGAACACGGCGACCCCGTCGACACGGTGCCCGAGCTGTCCAGGCGAGGGCGGGCCTTCACCGTGTGGGCGGTCCTCAGGTCCCTCGGCCGCTCGGGCGTGACCGACCTGGTCGACCGGCTGTGCCGGCACGCCGCCGCGTTCGCCGACGGCATCGCCGCGATCGACGGCGCCCGGGTGCTCAACGAGGTGGTGTTCACCCAGGTGTGCGCCGCGTTCGGCGACGACGAACGCACCGAGCGGGTGCTCGCCCGGCTGCTCGACGACGGTACGACGTGGATCAGCGGCTCCACCTGGCACGGCCGGCGCGTGATGCGCATCTCGGTGAGCAACTGGTCGACGACCGACGTCGACGTACGGCGCGCACTGGACTCGATCCGGCGCGCCGCGGCCGGAACCTGACAGGAGCCCCTGCCCGGGAACGTGACCGGGAACCCGCGCCGTACGGCGTCGCCGCCGCCGCGGCCGGGTGTACGCGTCAGTGGACCACGCTGAAGCTCCGCCAGGGACGGGTCCGGGGGGCCGTGACGTTCGAGAGCGTCGTCGCCACGTAGATCTCGTTGTTCGGCTCGTCGGACTGCTTGCAGTCGAAGTTCTGGTAGAGGATGACGTCGACGAGGGTGTTGTTCTCGACGTGGGTGGCCCCGTCGGGGATGGCGATCCGGTGGCAGCCCGTGACGAGGGTGTTGGAGTAGCTGATCTCGACCGGCGAGTCGTGGCCGCGGAAGCTGAGCTGGCCGACGGTGCTCCGCCCCAGACCCGAGCAAGCGGTGCCGCCGAGCAGCAGCGCTGCGGCCCCCGCGATGATGCCGATACGTCGCCTGTGGGACATGGTGCGGTCCTCGTCTGTGCGGTGGTGTCGGTCGGTCCTTGCCCACAGCGTGGCCCGGCGTGGCGCGGGTGGCCCGCTGTGCTCGGCCGACCGGATGAACGCGGGTGCGGGAGGGCCACCGGCGGCCGGCGCACGCCCCGGAAACCGCAGCGTGGAGAGCGCACCCGAGTGCGGCGGCCGGGGAGCGCCTGCGCCCGCCCGGGGCGAGGATGAAGGTGATGAACGGGATCGAGCGCGGCCGCGGCGCGCACCGGGCGAGCGGCCGGCGCGGGCTGCGCCGCACCCCGGAGCCGCCGCGCGGCGAAGCCGGGTCCGCCCGGAAGGAGCGGGTGCGGGATGCATGAGGAGATGCCGCTGCAGGACCTGGTCAGCAGCGCCGCCCAGGACGCCGGCGGGTGGCTGGGCACCCTCCCGGTGGCGCTCATGGCCACCAGCGGCGACGGAACGATCGTGCGCTGGAACCACGGCGCGCAGGAGCTGCTGGGCTACGACCCGCCCCAGGTGCTCGGACGGCACATCGCGGACCTCCTCCACCCCGGCGCGGACCGCAGCCTGGGCCGTTCGCTCTGGGAGACGGCCGCCACCGGTCACGGGGTGATGGGGACGGTCACCGCCTGGCACCGGGACGGTCACCCGCTGGAACTGGAGATCTGGGCCTGCCCCGTTCCCGACCGCCGCCACGGTGCATCGGCCGTGCTGGTGTTCGCCGCGGACGCGCATGCGGCGCGCCGGATCCGGGGGGCCTCCGCGGTGTGGGACGGTCTGTTCGCCCGCTCGCCCGTCGGGATCGCCGTCCTCGACACCCAGTTGCGCTTCCTCCAGGTCAATGCGGCGCTGGAGGCGATGAACGGCCTGCCGGAGTCCGCCCACGTGGTCCGGCGGCTCGCCGAGCTGCTGCCGGAGGTGAACGGGGGCGAGATGGAAACGGCCATGCGCCAGGTACTGGAGACCGGCGAACCGGTCCTCAACCGCCGGCGCAGCGGCCGCACCCCCGCCGACCCGGACCACGACCACGTGTGGGCCTGCTCGTACGTGCGGGTGGAGGACCCCGGCGGCCGGCCGATCGGCGTGATCGCCTCCCTGCTCGACATCACCACGCAGCAGCGCGACCACACCGAGGCCGAGGCCGGGCGGCGCCGACTCGCCCTGCTCACCGAGGCCAGTTCCCGGATCGGCGCCAGCCTCGACCTCGAACGCACCGCCCAGGAGCTGGCCGACCTCGCCGTCCCGCACCTCGCCAGCGCCGTCACGGTGGACGTGCTGGACTCGCTCGCTCAGGGCAACGAACCGGGCATGGGGCTGACCGGGGGCGTCGCGCTGCGACGGCTCGGCAAGGCCCCGCTGGCCGGGACCGCGGTCACCCGGATCCTCGCTCCGCTCGGCCGGACGCTCACCTTCCCGGCGACCGCGCCGTACACCCAGGCTCTCGCGGCCCGCCAGCCCTTCCTGGTAGCCCACCTCGACTCGATGGCCGTCGCGACCGCCGGCCGGCACAGCCCCATACCCGCGCAGCTGGTCGAGACGGGCGTGCACTCGTTCCTGAAGGTTCCGCTCATCGCGCGCGGTCTCGTGCTCGGTGTGGCCTCCTTCTACCGCACCCGGCCCTTCGAGTCCTTCGGATCCGACGACGTCGCGCTCGCCGGCGAACTCGCCGCGCGGGCCGCCATCAGCATCGACAACGCCCGCCTGTACCACCACGAGCACGAAACGGCGGTCGTCCTGCAGCGCAGCATGCTGCCCCAGCATGTGACGCCGCCCCCGGGCATCGAGATCGCCCACCGGTACCTGCCGGCCAGTGACGTCAACGAGGTCGGCGGGGACTGGTACGACGTCGTCCCCCTGGCCGGGGGCAGGGCCGGCCTGCTCATGGGCGACGTGATGGGGCACGGCATCGCGGCCGCGGCGGTGATGGGGCGCCTGTCCGCGACCGTCCGCGCCCTCGCGCGCCTCGACATGCCGCCGACGGCGCTGCTCCACCAGCTGGAGGCGACCCTCGCCGATCTGGCGGAGCCGATGCTCGCGACCTTCCTGTACGTGGTCTGCGACCCGGCCACCGGGCACTGCACGATCACCCGGGCCGGTCACCCGCCGCCCGCCGTGGCCGAGCCCGACGGCACCGTCTACCTGGTCAGGTCCCCGCCCGGGGCCCCGCTGGGCGTCGGCGGGGTCACCTTCACCACGACCGAGGTCACGCTCCCGCCGGGGAGCCTCCTCGTCCTGTACACGGACGGGCTGATCGAAGCCCGCAACCGTGACATCGACGAGCGCCTCGGCGAGCTCACCGGTCTCCTCACCGAGCCCCTGCAACCGCTCGACCACCTCTGCGACTCGCTGATCGCGCACCTCGTCCCGGCGTCCGCCGACGACGACATCGCCCTGCTCACGGCCCGTATCGGCACGAACCAGGGGGGCGCCCGGTGAGCCCCGGCCGCGGCACGGTCAGAGGGGGTCCACGTCCAGGAAGGCCGTCAGGACGGCCTCGCCGCCGCCCGCGGTGCCCGGCAGGGCCAGTTCCGCCCAGATGACCTTCCCCTCGGGGGTGTAGCGGGTGCCCCAGTGCTCGCTGAGCTGGGCGACCAGGAACAGTCCGCGGCCTCCCTCGTCCGTGGTGGCGGCGTACCGCAGGTGGGGCGCGGTGCTGCTGCCGTCCCACACCTCACAGGTCAGGTTGTGGTCGCGCAGGAGCCGCACCCGCACGGGCCCGCTCCCGTGCCGCAGGGCGTTCGTGATGAGCTCGCTGAGGATCAGTTCCGCCGCGAAGCCGAGTTCCGTCAGGTCCCATTCCTCCAGCTTCTTGGCGGCGACGCTGCGCATCGCTCCGACGGCGCTCGGTTCGAAGGCCACGTCCCATTGGGCGACCCGGTCGGGCCCGAGGGTCCGGGTCCGGGCGATGAGCAGCGCCACGTCGTCGGTCGGCCGGGCGGGGAGCATCATGTCGAGCACGGCCCGGCAGCTGTCATGGGGATCCCGGTCGGGATGGCTGAGCGCCGCCCGGAGCAGTTCGAGGCCCTCGCCGATGTCCCGGGTCCGCTCCTCCACCAGGCCGTCGGTGTAGAGGACCAGCTGGCTGCCTTCGGTCAGCTCCAGCTCCGCGGTCTCGAACGGCATGCCGCCCAGGCCCAGCGGGGGGCCCGCGGGCAGCTCGACGATCTGCGTCCTGCCGTCGGGGGCCACCACGAGCGGCGGCAGGTGCCCCGCACGGGCCATCGTGCAGCGCTGCGACACCGGGTCGTAGACGGCGTACAGGCAGGTGGCCCCGAGCACGCCGCCGTCGCTGTCGTCGGCGTCCCCGTTGTGGTCGTGGTCGATGCGCTGTACGAGGTCGTCCAGGCGGGCGAGGATCTCGTCGGGCGGCAGATCGAGGGAGGAGAAGTTGTGCACGGCGGTGCGCAACCGGCCCATGGTGGCCGCGGCGTGCAGGCCGTGGCCGACGACGTCTCCGACGACCAGGGCGACGCGGCTGCCGGGCAGCGGGATGACGTCGAACCAGTCACCGCCCACCCCGGACTGGGCGGGCAGATAGAAGTGCGCGACGTCCATGGCGCTCTGCTCGGGCAGGGCGCGCGGCAGCAGGCTGCGCTGGAGCGTCACGGCGAGGGCGTGTTCGCGGGTGTAGCGGCGGGCGTTGTCCATGCTGACCGCCGCGCGGGCGACGAGTTCCTCGGCGAGGGACAGTTCGTCCTCGTCGAAGGGCTCCTGCTTCTGCGACCGCCAGAAGTTGACCACACCGAGGACGACGCCCCGGGCCATGAGGGGGGCCGCGATGAGCGAGTGGATGCCGTAGTCGACGATGGCGCGGGCCCGCGGCGGGTCCTGGGCCTGCCAGCCGGGCGCCTGCGACAGGTCCGGGACGAGTTCCGCCCGGCCGGTGCCGTAGCCGCGGGCCTGCGGGGTGGACGGCAGGAAGTCGATCAGCCGGCCGACGGGGTAGAGGGGGTGGTCGGAGCGGATGCCGCTGATCGCCGTGCGGCGCATGTCGGCGCCCGGGGCGGGCTCGTCGCCGTCGATGACCTGGTCGGCGAGGTCGACGGTGACGAAGTCCGCGAAGCGGGGCACGGCGACGGCGGCGAGCTCCTCGGCCGTGCGGACCACGTCAAGGGAGGTGCCGACGTCGCCGCCCGCGTCGTACAGCAGTTTGAGACGCCTGCGGGCCGTCTCGGCCCGGGTGGTCAGGATCTGCATCTCGGTCGAGTCGCGGATGGTGGCCGCCGCGCCCTCGGGCCGGCCGCGGGGGTGGGTGGGCCGCTGGTTCACGACGAGCAGGCGGTCGCCGGAGCCGATCACCTCATCGGTGGCCTCGCGGCCGGAAAGCAGCAGGTCCGCCATCCGGCGCTCCAGGCCGGGCACGTCACCGATGTGCCTGCCTTCGGCGTCCTCGGGCAGGCCCAGGAGGCGTTTGGCCTCGTCGTTGGCCAGCAGTAGCTGCCCGTCGCCGTCGGTGATCAGGACCCCTTCGCGGACGGCGTGGAGCACGGCATCGTGGTGCTCGTACATGCGGGTCATCTCCTGCGTGCCGAGCCCGTGGGTCTGGCGGCGCAGGCGTCTGCTGATCAGCCAGGTGCCGACGGTCGCCAGGGCCAGGCCGGTGGCGATGGCCAGGAGGATGACGGGGAGCTGGCGGTCGAGGGCGCCGGTGACGTTCTCGACGGTCAGGCCGGCGGACACCAGGGCGACGACCTCGCCGTCGGGTCCCTTGACGGGGACCACCGCCTGGATCTCCTTGCCGAGGGGGCCGTCCACGCTCTCGGTGTGGACCTTGCCCTGCAGCGAGGGCTCGATGGTCCCGACGAATCGTTTCCCGATGCGGTCCGGCTGCGGGTGGCTGTAGCGGATGCCGTTGGTGTCCATCACCACGATGAAGTCGACCCCGGCGGCCTTGCGCGTCTGTTCGGCGAGGGGCTGCAGGACCGCGGAGGGGTCGGACGTCTTCAGCGCGGGCTGGAGGCCCAGCTGGTGCGCGAAGGTCTCGGCGACGGCCACCGAGCGGTTGCGCGCCTCGCGGTCGATGTCGTGGCGCGACTGCAGCACCAGGGCCAGCAGGGACCCGGCTGCGAGCAGGACCACGATCGCCACCTGGAGGACGAATACCTGGCCGGCGACGCTTCTGAATCGGTTGCCTAGAGGTGACCGCACCGACGTGCCCGGCACGGGTGGCGGCGAGGAATGGTCACGAACCCAGTTGTAGCACTTCCGGGCCGCCATGGCTCCCGGCGTGCACAATGCGCGCCGGGAGTGTCACCCCTCGTCCCGGGTCGCCGCTCAGGACGCGCGGGGGGCGCCGGCGGCGCCGGAGGTCCCGGCGGGGGCGGAGTCGGCCTGCGCCGTGCGCGCGGATCCGGGAGCGGTGGGGGCCGTCGGAGCGGCGGGGGCGGTCGGGACCAGGGCTCCCTCCGGCGCCTCCGGGGCGCAGACGACCTCGTCGCGCGGAGTGTAGTGGGTCCTGAACTCCTCGCTGCGGACTTCCCTGCCGCCCTGGACGAAGACCCGGCCGACGGTCACGTCGAAGCCCTCCAGCGGGGTCTGGACCTCACAGGCCGGGCCGTTCCCGGTGCGCTTCGCGGGCTGCGTGACGTTGGTGCGGGGCCCCTTGGTGGCCCGTATCTCGTCGTACTTCTTGGTCCCGAGGAGCGTGATGGTCAGCGAGGTGTCGGTGGACTCGGCCTGTATGTAGACGGCGTGCCCGGAGTCGTTGATCCAACGCAGGTCGAGGGTGCCCCACGCGACGGTGGCCTCGCGGCCCTCGGGATAACGCTCGATGTAGAAGGAGTGCGCACCGTGCTCGACGGGCTTGAGGCCCGCGAAGAAGACGGCGTTGTACATGGTCGTGGCGACCGCGGACACGCCCCCGCCCGGCGACTTCACGTACTGGCCGTCGTTGATCATGATGCCGTCGACGAAGCCGTTCTCCTTGGTGCGCTCACCGACCGTGCGGTTGAAGCTCCACTCCTTGCCGGGCTGGACCACGGAGCCGTTGATGAGCTCCACTGCGCGTCCGATGTTGGTGCTGCGGTACGGGGCGGCCGGGAACTCGACCGTGAAGGAGGAGATCTTCTCCTTGATCCCGATCCGGCGCGCCTCCTCGCCGGTCAGCTCGGGTTGCACGGCGACCGTGGCGATCTCACCGCTGCGGGCGGCGCCCGTGCGGGTCAGGAGCGGCAGCACGGCCTCGCCGAGCGCCTCCTCGGTGACCTTCCGGCCGGCACGGCTCTGCTGGGCCATGACCACGGTGCCGTCGGGGTTGACGTGGGGCGTCGCGTCGAGCGGCGGCCGGCTGGCCTCCGCGATCGGGCGGGCCACGGCGGGTTCGGCCAGCAGCCCCTTGGAGTCGAGCGCGGGCACGAGGCGGCCCTGGGCGTCGGGCCGCATCTTCAGGTGCTCGCCGAGCACGGCGGGGGTGATGGACACGCGCTCGCCGGCGACGGTGAGCGCGACGGGACCCGACATGGCGGGCTGGGCGAACTGCCTCAGGGCCCGACCGGTCTCCTCGGCGCCGACGGCCGGCTCGGTGGTCTCGACCGGCAGCACGACCGGGGCCTGGTCCTTCCGCAGGTAGGCGTCGCGAAGGGTGTCGAGAGCCCGGTCCGCCACGAGGGCGGTGCCGGGGAGCGGGGTGACGGCCTTCGCCGTGCCCTTCTCGAAGGCGATGGCGCCGTCGCGGGGGGTGCGGGCGGTGTCCTCGGCGATCCGGTCGACCGCGGCGCGGCCCTTCTGCTCGTCCGCGCGGACCACCGGTTCGACGTCGCGCCGGCCGGACGCGAAGAGGGAGCCGATGACGGTGACGGGGTCGTAGCCCTTGCGCACGGCGCGGTCGACGGTCGCGGTGGTGTCGAGCGACAGTCCGAGCGCGGCCGGATCCGCCTTCTCGACGCGGTCGCCGATCTTCATCGCGACGGGCGCGGCGGCGATGGGGCCGAGCTCCCGGTCCAGTGCCCGGCGGGCCTGCGCGGCGGTCATCCCGCCGATGTCGACGCCGCGCACGCTCGTGCCCGGGTCGATGTCACCGCCGGCCACGAGACCCGTGACGTAGAGGCCGCCCAGCCCGAGGACGACGGCTCCACCCGCCATCATCGGCAGGGCCGTCCGCCGGTTGCCCGTCCAGCCGCGCACGCGTCCCATGTCACTCCCAGTGGCGCCGACCGTTCCCGGGCGACGCGGGCCGCTCAGCGCGGCACATAGACGACAGATAACGCGAACCATGATTGCCGCAAAAGTGGCAATTGAGGGATGAATGTAACGGTTCTCACGATCTCACCGCGCCGCCCCGCCCCGATGATTCGGGGTGCGGCCGATCCCGGTCGCGGACCCCTCCCCCGACGGCGCCCGAACGCCCTCCCGCGACCGTCCACCGGATCCGCGACCCCCGGTGCGGCAGCCGACTGGGAACCTCAACTCCACTACCCCACAGGCTCGTTGCTCTTGCCGGATGATCGGGATAGATTCCTCGGGACCCGTATTCGATCCGAGCAGGGCAGGCGACGTGTGGGACCTGGCGGGGAGCGGAGCCGAGCCGCTGGCGGCGGAGGATCCCCGGCGGATCGGACCGATCCCGCTCGCGGGCCGACTCGGGAGCGGCGGCATGGGGCGGGTGTACCTCGGCGTGCACGAGGGCCGGTACGTCGCCGTCAAACAGCTGCTGGCCTCCGTCGTCGGGGAGGACGAGGACTTCCTGCGCCGGTTCGGGCACGAGCTGGACAACCTCGCCCGGCTGCCGGCCGACGCCACCGCACCGCTGCTCGCAAGCGACCGCACGGCACGGCCGCCGTGGTTCGCCACCGCCTACCTTCCCGGGATCACCCTGCGGGAGGCCATCACGCTGCACGGTGGACCGCTGCCCGCGGACGCGCTGTGGCTGCTGCTGCGGGAAGCGGCGGCGGGCCTGGCAGCGGTGCACGCGCTGGACATGGTGCACCGCGACCTCAAGCCCTCGAACATCATGCTGACCCTGGACGGGCTGACCCTCATCGACTTCGGTGTCGCCCGGGCCGCCGACCAGAGCCAGCTGACCAGGACCGGCATGGTCGTGGGCACTCCCGCCTACATGTCACCCGAGCAGGCCTCGGGGAAACGGCAGCCGGGCGGCGCCGCCGACGTGTTCGCACTGGGTTCGGTGCTCGCGTACGCGGCGTGCGGCCGTCCGCCCTTCGGGGACGAGTCGGGGCACGGTGTGCTGTACCGGATCGTCCACGAGGAGCCCGACCTGGAGCCGCTGCGGGACCGTGAGCCAGAGCTCGCCGCACTCGTCGCGGCCTGTCTCGCCAAGGATCCGGGCGACCGCCCCGCGGCGGCGGAGCTCCTGGAGCACGCGAGTCGGAAGGGCCCGTTCACACAGCCGCTGTGGCCGGTGGCCGTCGACGAGCGGCTCACCGAGCGGGCCGCCTTCGCCGCGAAGGTGCAGGACGGCGACGTGGCGACGCTCCCGCTCAGCGGCGGGAAGCCGGGCCCGCAGGAGGAGCCGAAGGCGGAAGGGGGAACGGAGCCCGAGGTCTCAGGGCCCAAGGTCGCACCCGCCACCGGGTCCGGCCCCGACGCCCCCGAGCGGCCCCGGCGGCGCCGCCGTACGCGCGTCCTGCTCGCCCTCGTTCCCGTGGTCGTGGTCTCCGGCGGTACGACGCTCGCCGTCCAGTACCTGCCGCACCTCTCCGCGCCGCAGGCCGAGGCCCGCAACGGCCCGACGGCTCCGGTGACGGCCCCGGCCGATCCCGCGACGGCGGCCGGCGGCACCCCGTCCGGTGTGGCACCGCCCACGCAGCCTCCTGCCCAGGATCCCGGTCGGGCTGCTGGGCAGGCACAGGACGGCACCGGCGCAGCACCGGTGCCGGCGGCCGGCGGCACCGGTGACGGCCCGGGCACGGTTCCCGCCGGCGGCGCCCAGCCCGGATCGGGCGGCTCCGGAGGCCTGGCGAACGCGGGGGGCAGCGGCGGCGGATCCCGCCCGTCCGCCGGAAGCACCCCGACAGCGGCCGCCACGGCCCCCGCCCAGCCGCCCTCCGGCCCCGACACCGGGACCTACCGCTACCGCAACGGCAACAACAGCACGTGCATCACCCAGGTCTTCGGAGCCTCGGACTTCGGCGACTGCGCGAACGGGTCAGCCCGCTGGACCGTGCGGAGCCGATCGGACGGAAGTTTCACACTGGTCAACCAGCAGAGCGGGGGCTGCCTCTACTCCAACGGGCTCGGCCAGGCAGTCTTCGTCGGCGACTGCGCCCAGGACATCGGCCGGGTGTGGCGTACCGGTGCGAACGGCAGCCTCCGCAGCGACCTCGGCGGCGGCTGCCTCGACCTCGGCATGAGCAGCGGCCTCGTGACCAGGACCTGCGGCGGCGAGGCGTCCCAGCGCTGGACGAGACAAAGCTGAAGCCGGTGACCGGTACGCCCGCGGCCGGTGCCGCCTCAAGATCGACGGGGTGGCAGACTGGCCGGCCGTGCAACGAACCGAGAGGACGGACACCATCGTGCGACGGCAGCGCAGGCGCGCAGCTCTGGCGGCCCTGGCCATGGCGGCTTCGGTCACGGCGTCGGCCGCGGCGTGCGGGGCGCCGCTGCGGGACCTCGGTCCGCTGCCCCCGCGCTTCTCGGGCCCCCCGCTGACTGCGGACGCCGCGGTGTCGGAGATGACGTCGGCGCTGGCGGCGGAGGGCATCACGGTGGACAG
This window encodes:
- a CDS encoding serine/threonine-protein kinase: MIGIDSSGPVFDPSRAGDVWDLAGSGAEPLAAEDPRRIGPIPLAGRLGSGGMGRVYLGVHEGRYVAVKQLLASVVGEDEDFLRRFGHELDNLARLPADATAPLLASDRTARPPWFATAYLPGITLREAITLHGGPLPADALWLLLREAAAGLAAVHALDMVHRDLKPSNIMLTLDGLTLIDFGVARAADQSQLTRTGMVVGTPAYMSPEQASGKRQPGGAADVFALGSVLAYAACGRPPFGDESGHGVLYRIVHEEPDLEPLRDREPELAALVAACLAKDPGDRPAAAELLEHASRKGPFTQPLWPVAVDERLTERAAFAAKVQDGDVATLPLSGGKPGPQEEPKAEGGTEPEVSGPKVAPATGSGPDAPERPRRRRRTRVLLALVPVVVVSGGTTLAVQYLPHLSAPQAEARNGPTAPVTAPADPATAAGGTPSGVAPPTQPPAQDPGRAAGQAQDGTGAAPVPAAGGTGDGPGTVPAGGAQPGSGGSGGLANAGGSGGGSRPSAGSTPTAAATAPAQPPSGPDTGTYRYRNGNNSTCITQVFGASDFGDCANGSARWTVRSRSDGSFTLVNQQSGGCLYSNGLGQAVFVGDCAQDIGRVWRTGANGSLRSDLGGGCLDLGMSSGLVTRTCGGEASQRWTRQS